The following DNA comes from Marichromatium purpuratum 984.
GCTGATCGCCCGCACCGATCTCGGCGCCACCCTCGCCGACTCGGTCGACGACCTGCCGGCGAGCCGCCGCTTCTATGCCGGCGGTGACGCCTCGATCCGGGGCTGGGACTACGATGCCCTGGGCCCGACCGACCCGGTCACCGACCAGACCGTCGGCGGGCGCTATCTCGCCGTCGGCAGCCTCGAACTCGAGCGCGAGATCCGCGGCCCCTGGAGCGCGGCGCTGTTCACCGACTTCGGTAACGCCTTCGATCCCGACTACGATCAGCAGATCGCCTACAGCGCCGGGGTCGGGGTGCGCTGGGCCTCGCCGATCGGGCAGGTCCGGCTCGATCTCGCCTTCGCGCTCAGCAAGGACAACGACAACGGCGGTTGGCCCCCGGCGCGGCTGCACATCGTGATCGGTCCCGACCTATGAACGACGACGCCGCCCGCGCCGCGCCGCCCGCCGAGCCGTCGACGCCCCCCGCGCCGCGCCGCCGCTGGCCGCGCCGGCTGCTGCTCGCGCTGCTCACCTTGCTGCTCGTCCTGGTGTTGCTGCTCGGCTGGCTGCTCGGCACCCAGCGCGGGCTGCACGGCCTGCTCGCGCTGGGCGAGCGTCTCGCCCCCGGGGTGGTGCAGGTCGAGCGCGCCGCGGGGCGGGTGCTCGGCCCGCTCGACCTCACCGGGCTGGCACTGCGCCTCGACGGTATCAGTCTCGACGTCGAGCACGCCCGGCTCGACTGGTCGCCCGGCGCGCTGTTGCGCGGTCGGCTGCGGGTGCGCGCACTGACCGTCGCCGGGGTCGACCTCGCGCTCGCGCCGAGCCCCGAGGAGCCCGACCCGGCACCGCTGACCCTGCCCGATCTGAGCCTGCCGCTGGCCGTCGAGGTCGACTCGCTGACCCTCGAGCGGATGCGGCTCCGCGCCCCGGAGACGGCCCCCTGGCTGGTGCTCGAGCGCGCCGAGCTGGGCGCTGCGCTCACCCGGGGGGCGCTGACGCTGGAGGTGCTGGAGGTCGAGCTGAGCGAGCCGCGCGCCGCGCTCACCGCCGCCGGTGGGGCGACCCTGAGTGGTGACTATCCGCTCGATCTTGCCCTCGACTGGCGCCTCGGGCTGGACCCCGCGATCGTGCTCCGGGGCGAGGGCTTCGCGCGGGGCGATCTCGCCCGGCTCGCCCTCGAGCAGCGTCTGAGCGGCACGGTCGAGGCGGTGCTCGAGGCCGACCTCGAGCACTTGCTGGAGGCGCCGCGCTGGTCGGCGACGCTGGAGCTGGCCGGGGTGCGTCTGGCCGACATCCAGCCCGACGCGCCGGCGGTCGAACTCAGCGCCAGCCTGCGCAGCGCCGGCGATCTCGACCGCGCCACCCTCGATGGCCAGCTCGACGCCCGCGCTCCGGGGCTGCCCGACTTCGGTCACCTGGCGCTGCGGCTCGACGCTGACTGGCAGGCCCCGGCGCTGGAGCTGCGCGCGCTCGAGATCACCGAGCAGGTCTCCGGGGCGCGGCTTGCCGCCAGCGGTCGGGTGGTGCTCGACCCGGTGCCGCCGGCGCTGCAGCTCGAGGCCGACTGGTCGCGACTGCGCTGGCCGCTGAGCGGCGCGGCGCTGGTGCGCGCCCCCGAGGGCTCGCTGCGTCTCGACGGCACCCTGGAGGACTTCGCCTACCGCCTCGCCGCGGCGATCGAGGGGGAGTCCTTCCCCGCGCTTGAGCTGCGGGCGTCGGGGCAGGGGAGTTCGAGCCAGGTCGCGCTCGACAGTCTGCGTCTGGAGACGCTCGACGGGACGATCAGCGGCGAGGGCGAGCTGGCCTGGGCGCCGGGGTTGCGCTGGCGTCTGGCGCTCGACGGCGAGGGGCTGGACCCGGGGCAATGGATCGACGGGCTCGACGATCGGGTCGCGCTGTCGCTGGCCAGCACCGGCGACCTCGCCGCCTTCGACTACCGGCTGGAGGCGAGCACCCGGGGGCCGGGTCTGCCGGTACTGGCGCTGCACGCCGAGGGTGCCGGCAGTGCCGAGCGGATCGCGCTCGAGCAGCTCACCCTCGACGGGCTCGATGGCCGGGTCAGTGGCGAGGCCGAGGTGATGCTCGCGCCCGAGACGGCATGGCAGGGCGCGGTACGGATCGCCGGGATCGACCCCGGGGTGCTCGACCCGGCCTGGCGCGGTCGGCTCGATGGCGCCATCGATCTCGACGGCGGGCTGGGTGCGGACGGGCTGCGCCTCGATGCCCGGCTCGAGCGGATCGCCGGCACCCTGCGCGGTTATCCGGTGGCGCTTGCCGGCCGGCTCGCGCTCGCCGGCGAGGTGCTGCAGATCGACGGGTTGCGGCTCGACTCCGGGCCGACCCGCGTCAGCCTCGTCGGCAGCCTGGCGCGCGACCAACTGGCGCTCGATCTCGGCTTCGACTCGCCCGATCTCGGCAGCCTGCTGCCGGAGGCGCGCGGCCAGCTGCGCGTCTCCGCTCGGCTCGGCGGCAGCGTCGCCGACCCGCGCCTCAAGCTGCGTGCGCTGGCGCGTGATGTGCTGGTGGCGGGGCAGGGGGTGGCGCGGCTCGAACTCGACGGCGCGCTCGGGCTCGACCCCGCCGCGCCGCTGGAGATCCGGCTCGATGCCCGTGATCTCAGCCTCGGCGGTGCCTGGTCGCGGCTGACGCTCGCCGGGAGCGGGACCACCGCCGCGCACCGGCTCGATGCCGAACTCGCCGGTGAGCTGCTCGAGGCCCGTCTCGGCCTTGCCGGTGGACTCGAT
Coding sequences within:
- a CDS encoding translocation/assembly module TamB domain-containing protein — translated: MNDDAARAAPPAEPSTPPAPRRRWPRRLLLALLTLLLVLVLLLGWLLGTQRGLHGLLALGERLAPGVVQVERAAGRVLGPLDLTGLALRLDGISLDVEHARLDWSPGALLRGRLRVRALTVAGVDLALAPSPEEPDPAPLTLPDLSLPLAVEVDSLTLERMRLRAPETAPWLVLERAELGAALTRGALTLEVLEVELSEPRAALTAAGGATLSGDYPLDLALDWRLGLDPAIVLRGEGFARGDLARLALEQRLSGTVEAVLEADLEHLLEAPRWSATLELAGVRLADIQPDAPAVELSASLRSAGDLDRATLDGQLDARAPGLPDFGHLALRLDADWQAPALELRALEITEQVSGARLAASGRVVLDPVPPALQLEADWSRLRWPLSGAALVRAPEGSLRLDGTLEDFAYRLAAAIEGESFPALELRASGQGSSSQVALDSLRLETLDGTISGEGELAWAPGLRWRLALDGEGLDPGQWIDGLDDRVALSLASTGDLAAFDYRLEASTRGPGLPVLALHAEGAGSAERIALEQLTLDGLDGRVSGEAEVMLAPETAWQGAVRIAGIDPGVLDPAWRGRLDGAIDLDGGLGADGLRLDARLERIAGTLRGYPVALAGRLALAGEVLQIDGLRLDSGPTRVSLVGSLARDQLALDLGFDSPDLGSLLPEARGQLRVSARLGGSVADPRLKLRALARDVLVAGQGVARLELDGALGLDPAAPLEIRLDARDLSLGGAWSRLTLAGSGTTAAHRLDAELAGELLEARLGLAGGLDAEGRYDGRLAALRVAGEALGDWSLTRPAPLRLALPEGGVGPLCLRERGGSGGCLDAALHETGWEAGIDGLRLDLGLVEQALDDTLDLAGTLAVDGRLRAESTVLDGGLVARVEDGRLRTLMTRGEEALVEFSGSALRLEAGPAALVARLELPLRGLGALAGEVRLPDWRLDAPARSDQPLRGELRVDLDDFSRVPDLLPDIASMRGTLRGRLALAGTLGAPGVTGAARLAGVGFEVPLIGLEVDDLGLTLEARSRERLTLDGSARLGEGLLEIEGGADLGALDGWVSLAGERLTVADTVEYFALVSPELRLEAGTSGARLRGEIRVPEARIRTRALPAGTVSPSSDVVLAGSETSPPYPLDIDLRLVLGDEVTIDAFGVNGRLAGALGVSQRPGRDMLGDGQLQIIDGQYRFSAGFGFGAELGVPLTIEQGRLIYAKSLIDNPGLLLQAQREGGDTSAGVRVLGTLRDPRLAFFSDTDPEMSQSEIIKYLVTGIVPQDNDRINDTGLAVGTYVAPKVYMEYESGLGDEPNKVRLRYDLSRRIELQTETGESQGADIFFKFEN